The following proteins are encoded in a genomic region of Acidobacteriota bacterium:
- a CDS encoding HAD-IB family hydrolase, translating into MNKNATPAAFYDLEGTLVSTNLVHTLAFYAKRQQGLWQTAKKSVGTLAKLPFFGITDLYSRNVFNEVFFRSYAGLSQDRLRYFSDELFEEVLKPAIFPGTASLIAQGKKIGQRQVLLTGALDFTIDRLMDHLGIDDYVANRLEFVNGYATGRVLPPVMASATKAKWIREYAERENINLSDSYAYSDSISDLPMLSIVGHPVAVCPDFRLKQTALQHDWAILDLK; encoded by the coding sequence ATGAATAAAAACGCTACGCCTGCAGCATTCTATGATCTCGAAGGGACATTGGTCAGCACCAACCTCGTCCATACCCTCGCATTTTACGCCAAACGCCAACAGGGCCTGTGGCAGACGGCGAAAAAGAGCGTCGGCACGCTCGCCAAGCTGCCGTTTTTCGGAATCACCGATCTGTATTCGCGAAATGTATTTAACGAGGTTTTCTTTAGAAGCTACGCAGGGCTTTCGCAGGATCGTTTGCGGTATTTCTCTGACGAACTATTCGAAGAGGTCTTGAAACCCGCAATATTCCCAGGCACGGCAAGCCTGATAGCCCAGGGCAAAAAGATCGGCCAGCGGCAGGTGTTGCTCACCGGAGCTCTTGATTTCACCATTGACCGCCTGATGGATCATCTCGGCATCGACGATTACGTCGCCAACCGCCTCGAATTCGTCAACGGCTACGCCACCGGCCGCGTCCTCCCGCCTGTCATGGCCTCGGCCACGAAAGCCAAATGGATCCGCGAATACGCCGAACGCGAAAACATCAATCTGTCCGATTCGTACGCGTATTCCGATTCGATATCTGATCTTCCAATGCTGTCGATCGTCGGCCATCCGGTTGCGGTTTGTCCGGACTTTCGTCTGAAACAGACGGCTCTGCAGCACGATTGGGCGATTCTGGATTTGAAGTAG
- a CDS encoding DUF2088 domain-containing protein: MALQLRRKTHESIVYIDKDSAPRIMPFGEDFILNDIPVGTRVIYPNPPIKGLPNREAAIRYAVNHPIEMEPLYALLEPGMRVTIAMDDISLPLPPMQTPDLRQTMLEVVLDMCGANGVDDVHLIIANSLHRKMTAWEMKRMVGTDIYNEYYPARYYNHDAEDDDNLVTLGVTRHNEPLRVNKRAIESDLLIYLNINLVPMDGGHKSVAVGLCDYESLRAHHEPQTIRDSHSYMDPPASELNHKVVRLGKLVDEQCKVFHIETAINNKMFPEGYDILTRNEDEFSFADRMKWEVMANTFSKMPRAARRKMLHAIPAQYELIACYAGKTEPVHEKILGKNYQQYEIPVKGQCDILISGIPDISPYNVYSALNPLLVQVMALGYHFNMYRNKPLLRKGGVMIITHPCFDEFDHNFHPAYIEFFHRLLPESRDAFYLREKYEREFATNPAYIEMYRRGNAYHGAHPFFMWYWGENGRQHIGHVIVAGAENAHVPEMLGWERADNLTEAIAMARSYMGRSAEITMLHQPIIGLCNVTD; this comes from the coding sequence ATGGCTCTACAATTACGACGAAAAACACACGAATCTATCGTTTACATCGACAAAGATTCCGCGCCGCGGATCATGCCGTTTGGCGAGGATTTTATCTTGAACGACATTCCGGTCGGGACGCGGGTTATTTATCCGAATCCGCCGATCAAGGGGTTGCCTAACCGTGAGGCGGCTATTCGCTATGCGGTAAATCATCCGATCGAGATGGAGCCGCTTTATGCTTTGCTCGAGCCGGGGATGCGTGTGACGATCGCGATGGACGACATCTCGCTGCCGCTGCCGCCGATGCAGACGCCTGATCTGAGGCAGACAATGCTTGAGGTCGTGCTGGATATGTGCGGTGCGAACGGTGTTGATGATGTGCATCTGATCATCGCAAATTCGCTGCACCGCAAGATGACGGCTTGGGAAATGAAGCGGATGGTTGGCACCGATATCTACAACGAATATTACCCCGCCCGCTATTACAACCACGATGCCGAGGACGACGATAATCTCGTCACGCTTGGCGTCACGCGGCACAACGAGCCGCTGCGGGTCAATAAACGTGCGATCGAGAGCGACCTGCTCATTTATCTGAACATCAATCTCGTCCCGATGGACGGCGGCCACAAATCGGTCGCGGTAGGGCTGTGCGATTACGAATCCCTCCGTGCTCACCACGAACCGCAGACGATCCGCGACTCGCATTCGTATATGGACCCGCCGGCTTCGGAGCTGAATCACAAGGTCGTGCGGCTTGGGAAATTGGTCGACGAGCAATGCAAGGTCTTTCATATCGAGACCGCGATCAACAACAAGATGTTCCCCGAAGGCTACGACATTTTGACGCGGAACGAAGACGAATTCAGTTTCGCCGACCGCATGAAATGGGAGGTGATGGCCAACACTTTCTCAAAAATGCCGCGTGCCGCTCGTCGCAAAATGCTGCATGCGATTCCGGCTCAATATGAGCTGATAGCCTGTTACGCCGGAAAGACGGAGCCTGTACACGAGAAAATTCTGGGGAAGAATTATCAGCAATACGAGATCCCGGTCAAAGGCCAGTGCGACATTTTGATCTCGGGCATCCCGGATATTTCGCCGTACAACGTCTATTCGGCGCTCAACCCTTTGCTGGTGCAAGTGATGGCTCTCGGGTATCACTTCAACATGTATCGGAACAAGCCTTTGCTCAGGAAAGGCGGCGTGATGATCATTACGCATCCGTGTTTTGACGAGTTTGACCATAATTTCCATCCCGCGTATATCGAGTTTTTCCACCGTTTGCTGCCCGAATCGCGGGATGCGTTCTACCTGCGCGAAAAATACGAACGAGAATTCGCGACCAATCCGGCATACATCGAGATGTACCGCCGCGGCAACGCTTATCACGGGGCGCATCCGTTTTTCATGTGGTACTGGGGCGAAAATGGCCGCCAGCACATCGGCCACGTCATCGTCGCCGGAGCCGAAAACGCCCACGTCCCCGAAATGCTCGGCTGGGAACGCGCCGACAACCTAACCGAAGCCATCGCCATGGCCCGCAGCTACATGGGCCGCTCCGCCGAGATCACCATGCTGCATCAGCCGATCATTGGGTTGTGTAATGTTACGGATTAG